The proteins below are encoded in one region of Microbispora sp. NBC_01189:
- a CDS encoding aryldialkylphosphatase, with product MSGAYFPRIQTVTGALPVSEIDGPVLPHEHLRTDTRWGIGVDSDPCRWLDEERYVLAEIKDLGRGEALGLVVEHSCVGMARDPAALARISMAARVPIVAATGFAAQPFAGAAITRYGVDDLTADLLHEIGAGLDGTGARPGVIVAASWGETPAPAEERAVTAAARASLRTDLPVAAGGLEPLELLLSQNVPAQRLSAPGADTPAQRKIAETGAYVSVSCADDVLTLLDAGHAERILVSSGVRLREHLAGYGGQGYGRLFSSVVPALRAAGVDDGTVRLVTRDNPLRWLTAGQGRLAA from the coding sequence ATGTCCGGCGCATATTTCCCTCGCATCCAGACCGTCACCGGCGCCCTTCCCGTCTCCGAGATCGACGGGCCGGTGCTCCCCCACGAGCACCTGCGCACCGACACCCGCTGGGGGATCGGCGTGGACTCCGATCCCTGCCGGTGGCTAGACGAGGAGCGATATGTGCTGGCCGAGATCAAGGACCTCGGCAGGGGTGAGGCGCTGGGTCTCGTCGTCGAGCACAGCTGCGTCGGCATGGCCCGCGACCCCGCGGCCCTCGCCCGCATCTCCATGGCCGCGCGGGTCCCGATCGTCGCCGCCACCGGCTTCGCCGCCCAGCCGTTCGCCGGCGCGGCGATCACCCGGTACGGCGTCGACGACCTGACCGCCGACCTCCTCCACGAGATCGGCGCCGGGCTGGACGGGACCGGCGCCCGGCCGGGCGTCATCGTCGCGGCGTCGTGGGGTGAGACGCCCGCCCCCGCCGAGGAGCGGGCGGTCACCGCCGCCGCGCGCGCCTCGCTGCGCACCGACCTCCCGGTGGCCGCCGGCGGGCTGGAGCCGCTGGAACTGCTGCTCTCCCAGAACGTGCCCGCCCAGCGGCTCAGCGCCCCGGGCGCCGACACGCCGGCCCAGCGCAAGATCGCCGAGACCGGCGCGTACGTGAGCGTGTCCTGCGCGGACGACGTGCTCACCCTCCTCGACGCCGGTCACGCCGAGCGCATCCTGGTCAGCAGCGGTGTGCGGCTGCGCGAGCACCTGGCCGGCTACGGCGGGCAGGGGTACGGCCGGCTGTTCTCCTCGGTCGTCCCGGCCCTGCGGGCCGCCGGGGTGGACGACGGCACCGTGCGCCTCGTCACCCGCGACAATCCCCTCCGCTGGCTCACCGCCGGCCAGGGCCGCCTCGCCGCCTAA
- a CDS encoding SDR family oxidoreductase: MGIALVTGASRGLGAVIAERLAADGWHVAVNYANDTAGASAVADRITAAGGSATTARFDVTDERSVREGVAALGRVGMVVNNATGPQPMMPVEKQTWDDHLGQLRFFVKAPLLLLQAVLPGMREAGSGRIVNVGSEVSDLGNAEFGHYVSAKAAMHGLTRSWARELGPYGITVNTVEPGWIPVERHADVPPEDYTGYLRDVPLGHMGVPLDIAEAVAFLASPGARFVTGQRLAVNGGRTMS, encoded by the coding sequence ATGGGAATCGCACTTGTCACCGGCGCCTCGCGAGGGCTCGGCGCCGTCATCGCGGAACGACTCGCCGCCGACGGCTGGCACGTCGCCGTCAACTACGCCAACGACACCGCCGGGGCCTCCGCCGTCGCCGACCGCATCACCGCCGCCGGCGGCTCGGCGACGACGGCCCGGTTCGACGTCACCGATGAGCGCTCCGTACGGGAGGGCGTGGCCGCGCTCGGGCGGGTCGGCATGGTGGTGAACAACGCCACCGGCCCGCAGCCGATGATGCCGGTGGAGAAGCAGACCTGGGACGACCACCTCGGCCAGCTCCGCTTCTTCGTCAAGGCTCCCCTGCTGCTCCTGCAGGCCGTGCTGCCCGGCATGCGCGAGGCCGGCTCGGGCCGGATCGTCAACGTGGGCAGCGAGGTCTCCGACCTCGGCAACGCCGAGTTCGGGCACTACGTCTCGGCCAAGGCCGCGATGCACGGGCTCACCCGGTCGTGGGCGCGGGAGCTGGGGCCGTACGGGATCACCGTCAACACGGTCGAACCCGGCTGGATCCCGGTGGAGCGCCACGCGGACGTGCCGCCCGAGGACTACACCGGTTATCTACGGGACGTGCCGCTGGGTCACATGGGCGTGCCGCTCGACATCGCCGAGGCGGTGGCGTTCCTGGCCTCGCCCGGCGCCCGGTTCGTGACCGGACAGCGCCTCGCCGTCAACGGCGGCCGGACGATGAGCTGA
- a CDS encoding FAD-dependent oxidoreductase: MSPQKALADAERKPYWLDRPIAPEPLPPLTGDVTADLAVVGGGFTGLWTALMAKERDPSLDVVLLEGRAVGWAASGRNGGFCAASLTHGLGNGQDRWPAEIATLERLGRKNLDEIERTLTRYGVECSFERTGELSVATEEWQIAGLDEEVSAAASLGRRLERLDREQVRAEVDSPTYLGGVWDRDGVAMLDPARLAWGLRDVCVRLGVRVFEHTPVRSLHDDGTALELGTPKGRVRAGRVALGTGAFPPLLRRLRHFLVPVYDYALMTEPVAGDLLAEIGWRNRQGVGDSANRFHYYRLTDDNRILWGGYDAVYHNGGLVRPEYDQRDATFEKLATHFFETFPQLHGLRFTHRWGGVIDTCSRFSAFFGTAYGSRLAYAAGYTGLGVGATRFGANVMLDLLQGRLTERTELEMVRHKPMPFPPEPVRSGVIQLTRWSIARADEHGGRRNAWLRTLDAFGVGFDS; encoded by the coding sequence GTGAGTCCGCAGAAAGCTCTCGCTGACGCGGAGCGCAAACCGTACTGGCTGGACCGGCCGATCGCGCCCGAGCCGCTGCCCCCGCTGACGGGAGACGTCACGGCGGATCTGGCGGTGGTCGGCGGCGGCTTCACCGGCCTGTGGACGGCCCTGATGGCGAAGGAGCGCGACCCCTCGCTCGACGTGGTCCTCCTGGAGGGTCGCGCGGTCGGGTGGGCCGCCTCCGGCCGCAACGGCGGGTTCTGCGCGGCGAGCCTGACCCACGGGCTCGGCAACGGCCAGGACCGCTGGCCCGCGGAGATCGCGACGCTGGAACGGCTCGGCCGGAAGAACCTCGACGAGATCGAACGCACCCTCACCCGGTACGGCGTCGAGTGCTCCTTCGAGCGGACCGGCGAGCTTTCGGTGGCCACAGAGGAATGGCAGATCGCCGGGCTCGACGAGGAGGTGAGCGCGGCGGCTTCGCTCGGCCGGCGGCTGGAGCGGCTCGACCGCGAGCAGGTGCGGGCCGAGGTGGACTCCCCGACGTACCTCGGCGGGGTGTGGGACCGCGACGGCGTCGCCATGCTCGACCCGGCGCGCCTCGCCTGGGGGCTGCGCGACGTCTGCGTCCGGCTGGGCGTGCGCGTCTTCGAGCACACGCCGGTGCGCTCGCTGCACGACGACGGCACGGCGCTGGAACTGGGGACGCCCAAGGGCCGCGTCCGGGCCGGGCGGGTGGCGCTCGGCACCGGCGCCTTCCCGCCGCTGCTGCGCCGGCTCAGGCACTTCCTGGTGCCGGTGTACGACTACGCGCTGATGACCGAGCCGGTGGCCGGCGACCTCCTCGCGGAGATCGGCTGGCGGAACCGCCAGGGCGTCGGCGACTCGGCCAACCGGTTCCACTACTACCGGCTGACCGACGACAACCGCATCCTGTGGGGCGGCTACGACGCCGTCTATCACAACGGCGGCCTGGTCAGGCCCGAATACGACCAGCGCGACGCCACCTTCGAGAAGCTCGCCACCCACTTCTTCGAGACGTTCCCGCAGCTCCACGGCCTGCGCTTCACCCACCGCTGGGGCGGCGTCATCGACACCTGCAGCCGGTTCAGCGCCTTCTTCGGCACGGCGTACGGCTCCCGCCTCGCCTACGCGGCCGGATACACCGGCCTCGGCGTGGGGGCGACCCGCTTCGGCGCCAACGTGATGCTCGACCTGCTGCAGGGGCGTCTCACCGAGCGGACCGAGCTGGAGATGGTGCGGCACAAGCCGATGCCCTTCCCGCCCGAGCCGGTGCGGTCCGGCGTCATCCAGCTCACCCGCTGGTCCATCGCCCGCGCCGACGAGCACGGGGGCCGCCGCAACGCCTGGCTGCGCACCCTCGACGCCTTCGGCGTCGGCTTCGACAGCTGA
- a CDS encoding nuclear transport factor 2 family protein has translation MDQIAALVDRAEIVDVVTAVFDTVDAKNWPVCRELFDDEVDADFTSLNGGEPARISADALVDGWRTGLHGRKQSFHTVSNFAVTVDGAEAHVTAKGYAYNVLDEGLGGGLWEVWGVYRLGLVRQAEGWKVTALTFDAWHTRGDEAVRAHTMD, from the coding sequence ATGGATCAGATCGCCGCACTGGTCGACCGCGCCGAGATCGTGGACGTGGTGACCGCAGTCTTCGACACCGTCGACGCAAAGAACTGGCCGGTGTGCCGGGAACTGTTCGACGACGAGGTGGACGCCGACTTCACCAGCCTGAACGGCGGGGAGCCGGCCCGGATCAGCGCCGACGCCCTCGTGGACGGCTGGCGTACCGGCCTGCACGGCCGCAAGCAGAGCTTCCACACTGTGAGCAACTTCGCGGTGACCGTGGACGGCGCCGAGGCGCACGTGACCGCGAAGGGCTACGCCTACAACGTGCTCGACGAGGGGCTCGGCGGCGGCCTGTGGGAGGTGTGGGGCGTCTACCGGCTCGGGCTCGTACGGCAGGCCGAGGGCTGGAAGGTCACGGCCCTGACGTTCGACGCCTGGCACACCCGGGGCGACGAGGCGGTGCGCGCCCACACGATGGACTGA
- a CDS encoding HNH endonuclease signature motif containing protein has product MAVAALVEAARVVALVPVPEDAGVCLAEAEELLAVRDRITSALAARVGRVHRAGEAKNHGHASTKLWLRSAGGMTPAGAGRLVTMSTELHRLPQVRERFAEGSLPEGIVEAICTATAGLTDEQAATAERILLELAKSAGAAEVAKAGRYLRAVLDPDGHEKDEQADFDRRFFRVRRRRNGGLEGEFYLPVEAAARLRHMLDVYARPKADGDDRPLSVRNADALIAFLENKIVTELLVLVNAESLPDDPASGTACDEGEPIIDDGEPTIEEPAGEEPHEEPDEEPDEEPAGAEPGTRPPAVSPERTATVPPAGGDHSAGEDGSSAVAPSAGDDTFPATSPAASSAAAGAGADGQEPVTGRAAAGSSPMDGPAAAWPHFDPTDSNERGNERGDLRDCDDVQQDHADDPDADPDADPGTQEEGIERGHRRNRARRPQQAPPQQARPKQTHAPDPPPEPDAPPDAEGSAWPGGDDWPGGGAWPGDDAWAGVGADAPPGVDHGGGARPSGSAWPGGDAWPGGGAWAGDDAWAGDDAWAGVGAGAPPGSSPPGAGGNVPPGVWMRGLPGLILATGHLLPASSVHRLARTSSLVRIVMDAAGQVLDMGRKVRLATPAQRRAVFARYATCWVDGCPLPATLCQIDHAEDWCSGGLTDLKLLGPACQFHNRDRYRHPTRYTRRKIGDDRWAFTYRNPRSSSRKRV; this is encoded by the coding sequence GTGGCGGTGGCGGCTCTTGTCGAGGCGGCTCGGGTGGTGGCGTTGGTGCCGGTGCCTGAGGACGCGGGTGTGTGTCTGGCCGAGGCGGAGGAGTTGCTTGCGGTCCGTGATCGGATCACGTCGGCGTTGGCCGCCCGGGTCGGTCGGGTGCATCGGGCCGGGGAGGCGAAGAACCACGGCCATGCGTCCACGAAGTTGTGGTTGCGGTCTGCCGGGGGGATGACCCCTGCGGGGGCCGGCCGGTTGGTGACGATGAGCACGGAGCTGCACCGTCTGCCGCAGGTGCGTGAGCGGTTCGCCGAGGGCAGCCTGCCCGAGGGGATTGTGGAGGCGATCTGCACCGCTACCGCGGGGTTGACCGATGAGCAGGCGGCGACGGCTGAGCGGATTTTGCTGGAGTTGGCGAAGTCGGCGGGTGCGGCGGAGGTGGCGAAGGCGGGGCGGTATCTGCGGGCGGTGCTGGACCCTGACGGGCATGAGAAGGACGAGCAGGCGGATTTCGATCGCCGGTTCTTCCGGGTGCGCCGGCGGAGGAACGGTGGGCTGGAGGGGGAGTTCTATCTGCCGGTGGAGGCGGCCGCGCGGTTGCGGCACATGCTGGACGTCTACGCCAGGCCGAAGGCGGATGGTGATGACCGGCCGTTGAGTGTGCGGAACGCGGATGCGTTGATCGCGTTCTTGGAGAACAAGATCGTGACTGAGCTTCTGGTGCTGGTCAACGCCGAGTCTCTCCCCGACGACCCTGCGAGTGGCACTGCCTGCGACGAGGGTGAGCCCATCATCGACGACGGCGAGCCCACCATTGAGGAGCCCGCCGGCGAAGAACCACACGAAGAGCCAGACGAAGAGCCAGACGAAGAGCCAGCGGGTGCGGAGCCGGGCACACGGCCACCGGCCGTCAGCCCCGAACGCACAGCCACTGTGCCCCCGGCGGGCGGGGATCACTCAGCCGGCGAGGACGGTAGCTCGGCCGTCGCGCCCTCCGCAGGAGACGACACCTTCCCTGCCACCTCCCCCGCCGCCTCCAGTGCCGCCGCGGGTGCGGGCGCTGACGGGCAGGAGCCTGTCACCGGCCGCGCGGCCGCCGGTAGCTCGCCCATGGACGGTCCGGCTGCCGCCTGGCCACACTTCGACCCAACCGACAGCAACGAGCGCGGCAACGAGCGCGGCGACCTGCGCGACTGCGATGACGTCCAGCAGGACCACGCCGACGACCCTGACGCCGACCCTGACGCCGACCCCGGCACTCAGGAAGAGGGCATCGAGCGAGGACACCGCAGAAACCGAGCGCGGCGCCCGCAGCAGGCACCCCCGCAGCAGGCACGCCCGAAGCAGACGCATGCCCCTGATCCCCCACCCGAGCCCGACGCCCCGCCGGATGCGGAAGGGAGCGCCTGGCCGGGAGGCGACGATTGGCCTGGCGGTGGCGCCTGGCCGGGAGATGATGCCTGGGCGGGGGTGGGAGCCGATGCTCCGCCGGGTGTGGACCACGGCGGTGGTGCCCGGCCGAGTGGGAGCGCCTGGCCGGGAGGCGACGCTTGGCCTGGCGGTGGCGCCTGGGCGGGAGATGATGCCTGGGCGGGAGATGATGCCTGGGCGGGGGTGGGAGCCGGTGCTCCGCCGGGGAGCAGTCCGCCGGGAGCGGGCGGCAATGTGCCGCCCGGGGTGTGGATGCGGGGGTTGCCGGGGCTGATCCTGGCGACCGGGCACCTGCTGCCCGCCTCCAGCGTGCATCGGCTGGCCCGCACCAGCAGCCTGGTGAGGATCGTCATGGACGCCGCCGGGCAGGTCCTGGACATGGGCCGCAAGGTCAGGTTGGCCACCCCCGCCCAGCGCCGGGCCGTCTTCGCCCGGTACGCCACCTGCTGGGTCGACGGCTGCCCCCTGCCCGCCACCCTGTGCCAGATCGATCACGCCGAGGACTGGTGCAGCGGCGGGCTGACCGACCTCAAGCTGCTCGGGCCGGCCTGCCAGTTCCACAACCGCGACCGCTACCGCCACCCCACCCGCTACACCCGCCGAAAGATCGGCGACGACCGCTGGGCCTTCACCTACCGCAACCCCCGCAGCAGCTCCCGGAAACGCGTGTAG
- a CDS encoding ABC transporter permease gives MRQGLLRGRGLQIYTWLVIAWLVVPIAVMILFGFNDTHGRYNTAWQGFTLKWYGKLFEIGDLTQALVNSLLIAVLTMTIAGVLGSLIGLALGRYRFRGSATMNVVMFAAISCAEIVMGASLLSLFVTLAVPLGFWTIVISHVMFSISFVAVTVRARVMTLDHSLEEAARDLGAGTWTTFRLVTLPMIMPGVLAGSMLAFALSIDDFVITNFNAGGAVTFPLWIWGATRVGIPPQVNVMGTLIFAVGVLIAVVNALMARRRN, from the coding sequence ATGAGGCAGGGTCTGCTGAGGGGGCGCGGCCTCCAGATCTACACCTGGCTGGTGATCGCCTGGCTGGTCGTGCCGATCGCGGTCATGATCCTGTTCGGGTTCAACGACACGCACGGCCGATACAACACCGCCTGGCAGGGCTTCACCCTCAAGTGGTACGGCAAGCTGTTCGAGATCGGCGACCTCACCCAGGCGCTGGTGAACTCGCTGCTCATCGCCGTGCTGACGATGACCATCGCTGGAGTGCTCGGCTCGCTCATCGGCCTGGCGCTGGGCCGCTACCGCTTCCGCGGGTCGGCGACGATGAACGTCGTCATGTTCGCGGCCATCTCCTGCGCCGAGATCGTCATGGGCGCGTCGCTGCTGTCGCTGTTCGTCACCCTCGCCGTGCCGCTGGGCTTCTGGACGATCGTGATCTCGCACGTCATGTTCTCGATCTCGTTCGTGGCCGTGACCGTGCGGGCCCGGGTGATGACGCTGGACCACTCGCTCGAGGAGGCCGCCAGGGATCTCGGAGCCGGGACCTGGACCACGTTCCGCCTGGTCACCCTCCCGATGATCATGCCTGGTGTGCTGGCCGGGTCGATGCTGGCCTTCGCCCTGTCCATCGACGACTTCGTGATCACCAACTTCAACGCGGGCGGGGCGGTGACCTTCCCGCTGTGGATCTGGGGAGCCACCCGCGTGGGCATCCCGCCCCAGGTCAACGTCATGGGCACGCTGATCTTCGCGGTCGGCGTGCTGATCGCCGTGGTCAACGCCCTCATGGCCCGCCGCCGGAACTGA
- a CDS encoding helix-turn-helix transcriptional regulator, which yields MRADRLVAVLLLMQARGRVTAAELAEELEVSVATARRDLEALSAAGVPVYPQPGRGGGWSLVGGARTDLSGLSAPEAQALFLLLGPAAAGSAGSAGSAAAGAALRKLLAALPRTFRADAEAARDATLVDPVRWGERDRPRPAMVDLLRSAVVSRRRVRLTYAGPKAEPAERLVDPWGLIDKDDVWYLLAGTDRGRRTFRVDRIVRAEATGETAERPAGLVLAAAWQEVVDEIEGRRSRTWATALVEERFVPVLRDRFGRHCHVDGEVDGEAGGRVRVRLAAPTPLDLARHLAGWGALIEVVEPRSVQDELARLGAELVARYSGPEPV from the coding sequence GTGCGCGCCGACCGTCTCGTTGCCGTCCTGTTGCTGATGCAGGCTCGCGGCCGGGTGACCGCGGCCGAGCTGGCCGAAGAGCTCGAGGTTTCCGTGGCCACCGCCCGCCGGGACCTGGAGGCGCTGTCGGCGGCGGGCGTCCCGGTCTATCCGCAGCCGGGGCGTGGCGGCGGCTGGTCGCTGGTCGGCGGCGCCCGCACCGACCTGAGCGGTCTGTCGGCGCCCGAGGCGCAGGCGCTGTTCCTGCTCCTCGGCCCGGCCGCGGCCGGGTCGGCTGGGTCGGCGGGGTCGGCCGCGGCCGGAGCGGCGCTGCGCAAGCTCCTGGCGGCCCTGCCCCGGACCTTCCGGGCCGACGCCGAGGCCGCCCGCGACGCGACCCTGGTCGACCCCGTCCGGTGGGGGGAACGTGACCGCCCTCGGCCCGCGATGGTCGACCTGCTGCGGAGCGCCGTGGTGAGCCGCCGCAGGGTCCGCCTCACCTACGCCGGTCCGAAAGCGGAACCCGCGGAGCGGCTGGTCGACCCGTGGGGGCTGATCGACAAGGACGACGTCTGGTATCTGCTGGCGGGAACCGACCGGGGACGGCGGACCTTCCGCGTCGACAGGATCGTCCGGGCCGAGGCGACCGGCGAGACCGCCGAACGCCCCGCCGGCCTGGTCCTCGCCGCCGCCTGGCAGGAGGTCGTCGACGAGATCGAGGGGCGGCGTTCGCGCACGTGGGCGACCGCGCTCGTCGAGGAGCGGTTCGTGCCGGTCCTGCGCGACCGGTTCGGACGGCACTGCCACGTCGACGGTGAAGTCGACGGTGAAGCGGGGGGACGTGTCCGGGTGCGCCTCGCGGCCCCGACCCCGCTGGACCTCGCCCGTCACCTCGCGGGGTGGGGCGCCCTGATCGAGGTCGTCGAGCCGCGCTCGGTCCAGGACGAACTCGCCCGCCTCGGCGCCGAACTCGTCGCCCGCTACTCCGGGCCGGAGCCGGTCTGA
- a CDS encoding spermidine/putrescine ABC transporter substrate-binding protein, whose product MNHPHGKDPAFLRGMTQRRVGRRDAFRLTGLSAAGLALAACGVQGKGAARPTSSAQVQSEVEKYWSGKTKNGHVNFANWPLYMDPKQPELKEFTKRTGTTVTYKEVIQETTSWYAKIQPQLAAGQSINYDLMVFTNSVQLTQLIKLGYLVPLDHDRLPNFTKNVGARYTQEAFDPGNVYTVPWASGMTGIAYNPKYIDTPPTSYSALWDPKYKGKVGMMADSQEIANFAMFALGIDPDKSTPADWEKAAAKLTEQRDSGIVRKYYDQSYIDPLAKGDIWICQAWSGDIFQKNLSDGTDLKFVIPQEGATIWTDNFMIPKTAANPVDAITLIDFFYEADMAGSLAEYINYVTPVPSAKDAILADAAKASGTDKKTLEMIADSPLVFPSDDDYAKLRTYVTFDNSEEHKKFESVFQPITTS is encoded by the coding sequence ATGAACCATCCCCACGGGAAGGACCCCGCCTTCCTCCGCGGCATGACCCAGCGCCGGGTCGGCAGGCGCGACGCCTTCCGTCTCACGGGACTGTCGGCCGCCGGGCTCGCCCTCGCGGCCTGCGGCGTGCAGGGCAAGGGCGCGGCCAGGCCCACCTCCTCCGCCCAGGTGCAGTCCGAGGTGGAGAAATACTGGTCGGGCAAGACGAAGAACGGCCACGTGAACTTCGCCAACTGGCCTCTCTACATGGACCCCAAGCAGCCCGAGCTCAAGGAGTTCACCAAGCGCACGGGGACCACGGTGACCTACAAGGAGGTCATCCAGGAGACCACGAGCTGGTACGCCAAGATCCAGCCGCAGTTGGCCGCCGGGCAGTCGATCAACTACGACCTCATGGTCTTCACCAACAGCGTCCAGCTCACCCAGCTCATCAAGCTCGGCTACCTGGTGCCGCTCGACCACGACCGGCTGCCGAACTTCACCAAGAACGTCGGGGCGCGGTACACCCAGGAGGCGTTCGACCCGGGCAACGTCTACACCGTTCCGTGGGCGTCCGGCATGACCGGCATCGCGTACAACCCGAAGTACATCGACACGCCGCCGACGAGCTACTCGGCCCTGTGGGACCCGAAGTACAAGGGCAAGGTCGGCATGATGGCGGACTCGCAGGAGATCGCGAACTTCGCGATGTTCGCGCTCGGCATCGACCCGGACAAGTCCACCCCGGCCGACTGGGAGAAGGCGGCAGCGAAGCTCACTGAGCAGCGCGACTCGGGAATCGTCCGGAAATATTACGACCAGTCGTACATCGACCCACTGGCCAAGGGCGACATCTGGATCTGTCAGGCGTGGTCCGGCGACATCTTCCAGAAGAACCTCTCCGACGGCACGGACCTGAAGTTCGTGATCCCGCAGGAGGGCGCCACCATCTGGACCGACAACTTCATGATCCCGAAGACCGCCGCCAACCCGGTCGACGCGATCACGCTGATCGACTTCTTCTACGAGGCCGACATGGCGGGAAGCCTGGCGGAGTACATCAACTACGTCACCCCGGTCCCGTCTGCCAAGGACGCCATCCTCGCCGACGCGGCCAAGGCGTCCGGAACCGACAAGAAGACCCTCGAGATGATCGCCGACAGCCCGCTGGTGTTCCCGAGCGACGACGACTACGCCAAGCTGCGAACCTACGTGACCTTCGACAACAGCGAGGAGCACAAGAAGTTCGAAAGCGTCTTCCAGCCCATCACCACGTCATGA
- a CDS encoding ABC transporter permease produces the protein MSRLRAALTPYALIFPGGLWLAIFFVVPMIVMLSLSLQSGSVEDGYAFTWNWHSYIGGLANYHDQIIRSLLYGLAATVLQIVIGFPVAYWIAFKGGSRKSVYLFLLLLPFLVSFVLRTISWQFLLSDNGILLGPLKNIGLLPDGFRVLATPFAVIGGLAYNFLPFMVLPMYVALERIDPRVLEAAQDLYASRFQTFLRVVLPLSLPGVFAGVLMTFVPATSDYVNASVLGGTNTTMIGNVIQNQYLVTQDYPTASALSFTLMALLLVGIFAYARALGTDDVLEVAAR, from the coding sequence ATGAGCAGGCTCAGGGCGGCGCTCACGCCGTACGCGCTGATCTTCCCGGGCGGTCTGTGGCTCGCGATCTTCTTCGTGGTCCCGATGATCGTCATGCTGTCCCTGTCGCTGCAGTCGGGCAGTGTGGAGGACGGCTACGCCTTCACGTGGAACTGGCACTCCTACATCGGCGGGCTGGCGAACTACCACGACCAGATCATCCGGTCGCTGCTCTACGGCCTGGCCGCGACCGTGCTGCAGATCGTCATCGGTTTCCCGGTGGCGTACTGGATCGCGTTCAAGGGCGGCAGCCGCAAGTCGGTCTACCTGTTCCTGCTGCTGCTGCCGTTCCTGGTGTCGTTCGTGCTACGGACGATCTCCTGGCAGTTCCTGCTGTCGGACAACGGCATCCTGCTCGGCCCGCTGAAGAACATCGGGCTGCTGCCTGACGGCTTCCGCGTCCTCGCCACGCCGTTCGCCGTGATCGGCGGCCTCGCGTACAACTTCCTGCCGTTCATGGTGCTGCCGATGTACGTGGCGCTGGAGCGGATCGACCCGCGCGTCCTCGAGGCGGCGCAGGACCTCTACGCGAGCCGGTTCCAGACGTTCCTGCGCGTGGTGCTCCCGCTGTCGCTGCCCGGCGTCTTCGCCGGCGTGCTGATGACCTTCGTGCCGGCGACGTCGGACTACGTCAACGCGTCCGTGCTCGGCGGCACGAACACCACGATGATCGGCAACGTCATCCAGAACCAGTATCTGGTCACGCAGGACTACCCGACGGCCTCGGCGCTGTCGTTCACGCTGATGGCGCTGCTGCTCGTCGGCATCTTCGCCTACGCCAGGGCGCTGGGCACAGACGACGTGCTGGAGGTGGCGGCCCGATGA
- a CDS encoding VOC family protein: MLRGLTTVSFFADDVTAAARWYAGLLGVEPYFTRSVEETLAYAEFRIGDDEDELGIVDRRFSPRPRQEEPAGAVVYWHVDDVEAAFARLLALGATTYEKPVERGPGFVTASVVDPFGNVLGVMYNRHFLEVHDR, from the coding sequence ATGTTGCGAGGCCTCACCACCGTCAGCTTCTTCGCCGACGATGTCACCGCCGCCGCCCGCTGGTACGCCGGACTGCTCGGCGTCGAGCCGTACTTCACGCGTTCCGTCGAGGAGACGCTCGCCTACGCCGAGTTCCGGATCGGCGACGACGAGGACGAGCTCGGCATCGTCGACCGCCGCTTCTCCCCCCGCCCCCGGCAGGAGGAGCCCGCCGGCGCGGTCGTCTACTGGCACGTGGACGACGTCGAGGCCGCCTTCGCACGGCTGCTCGCCCTGGGCGCCACGACGTACGAGAAGCCGGTGGAGCGCGGCCCGGGCTTCGTCACCGCCTCCGTGGTCGATCCCTTCGGCAACGTCCTCGGCGTGATGTACAACCGGCACTTCCTGGAGGTCCACGACCGGTGA